The genomic DNA CGCGCCGTTGGGTTCGTATCCGTCTCCATCGGCTTTGGGTTGAGGCAGCGGGCTGGCGGTCATGTTTTTGATTTTGAGATCCTCGACCACAAATATCCAGTGGTCAGAGGTCGCCAGCCGATGGCTGGTCTGATGGGCAAAGTCTCGCCGGACATCTGCTTTCCGGGCGTGATACCGGGCGAGCTTTCGTTTGGTCCGTTCCCGGCGGCGAGACCCTTTGACCTGGCGCGACAATCTTTTTTGCTGGCGGTTGATTTGTCGGTCACAGTGGTCCAACGTGTGCTTTTGTTCCGGGGTAAACTCAAATGGTTCACCTTCCGATGGATAGACTGGAATCACGACTCCGCGATCCAGTCCAACCGTGATGGGTTCCAGGCTTGCTTCGTCCATCTGGCGGTA from Acidobacteriota bacterium includes the following:
- a CDS encoding transposase, producing the protein YRQMDEASLEPITVGLDRGVVIPVYPSEGEPFEFTPEQKHTLDHCDRQINRQQKRLSRQVKGSRRRERTKRKLARYHARKADVRRDFAHQTSHRLATSDHWIFVVEDLKIKNMTASPLPQPKADGDGYEPNGAAAKAGLNRSILAAAWGMVVMFLKYKALRRRKLVISVSPHHSSQECARCGHIHPANRVSQSQFHCQRCGHVANADHNGAQVVKKRGIAA